The following proteins are encoded in a genomic region of Acidobacteriota bacterium:
- a CDS encoding chitosanase: protein MTYTEKDKSKAMAIVHVFETSRPFGEYAACVVLDDGAGISYGINQFTHRSGSLAAVVDKYLKAKGVVGAAVMLENLALLRSTSAAAVAKLSANTVLKKALRAAAVTSEMKRAQEQTAFELYLRPALVICERYGFTEPLSLAVIYDSVVHGSFFRVARGVDVGPRNEREWITAYVRRRDAWFASYPRLAKTRYRTRFFLGQIAIANWALNTPFAVNGVRLTGQMFEHQAAARGRRGEDEKGSRGAEELSTATVFPGAETSAIPAAPIVENVLTTATEKFDAVESVVTGVTRRADSVRSMWATVGGSIGQAVWAVFGFFAGLPREVWITVAVIAGCLMIFYLYRQIVLGKIRETAGRSSP, encoded by the coding sequence ATGACATACACAGAAAAAGACAAATCAAAGGCAATGGCGATCGTGCATGTTTTCGAAACGTCGCGGCCGTTCGGCGAATATGCAGCGTGCGTCGTGCTAGACGACGGTGCGGGGATCTCGTACGGAATCAACCAATTTACGCACCGATCGGGCTCGCTCGCGGCGGTGGTCGATAAGTATCTGAAAGCAAAGGGCGTCGTCGGAGCGGCGGTGATGCTCGAAAATCTGGCATTGCTCCGAAGCACATCGGCAGCGGCTGTCGCCAAACTATCGGCGAATACGGTCTTGAAAAAAGCACTGCGGGCGGCGGCCGTCACGAGCGAGATGAAACGGGCTCAGGAACAGACGGCGTTCGAACTGTATCTGAGACCGGCACTAGTCATTTGTGAAAGATACGGATTTACCGAGCCGCTGAGCCTCGCTGTTATCTATGATTCCGTCGTCCACGGCTCATTCTTTCGCGTGGCACGCGGGGTCGATGTTGGGCCACGGAACGAACGCGAATGGATCACGGCGTATGTTCGCCGGCGTGATGCGTGGTTTGCCAGCTATCCGCGGCTCGCCAAAACGCGATACCGGACGCGGTTCTTTCTCGGCCAGATCGCAATAGCAAATTGGGCCCTAAACACACCGTTCGCCGTCAACGGCGTTAGATTGACGGGCCAAATGTTCGAACACCAGGCTGCGGCCCGCGGAAGAAGGGGAGAAGACGAGAAGGGGAGCAGGGGAGCGGAAGAACTTTCGACCGCGACGGTGTTCCCCGGGGCTGAGACGTCGGCGATTCCGGCAGCACCGATCGTTGAAAACGTTCTCACCACAGCGACCGAGAAATTTGACGCGGTCGAGAGCGTTGTCACGGGCGTGACGCGGCGGGCCGATTCGGTGAGATCGATGTGGGCGACGGTTGGCGGCTCGATCGGGCAGGCGGTTTGGGCGGTGTTCGGGTTTTTCGCCGGGCTGCCGCGTGAGGTCTGGATAACGGTCGCGGTGATCGCCGGATGCCTGATGATCTTTTATCTGTACCGGCAGATCGTACTGGGCAAGATCAGGGAGACTGCCGGTCGATCGTCGCCGTAG